A genomic stretch from Edaphobacter aggregans includes:
- a CDS encoding amidohydrolase family protein: protein MAERIDAHHHLWRYSAAEYGWIDESMSALQRDFLPKDLEAVMASAGVDGAVTVQARQTLEETRWLLGLADECAAIRGVVGWAPIAGEDFPGVMEEFADREKLKGLRHVIQGEKDENYILREDFNSGIRAMLGSGLVYDILIYERHLPQTIEFVDRHPEQVFVLDHVAKPMIREGLMEPWAARMRELGKRENVWCKVSGMVTEADWVAWSSEGLRPYLDVVVEAFGVTRLMAGSDWPVCLVASEYGRWFEVLREYFRGFSETERDAVFGGAATEVYQLG, encoded by the coding sequence TTGGCGGAGCGGATTGATGCGCATCATCATCTGTGGCGGTATTCAGCGGCGGAGTATGGGTGGATTGATGAGTCGATGAGTGCGTTGCAGCGGGATTTTTTGCCGAAGGATCTTGAGGCGGTGATGGCGTCGGCTGGGGTGGATGGGGCGGTGACGGTTCAGGCACGGCAGACTCTGGAGGAGACTCGGTGGCTGCTCGGGCTGGCGGATGAGTGTGCGGCGATTCGTGGTGTGGTGGGCTGGGCTCCGATTGCCGGGGAGGATTTTCCTGGGGTGATGGAGGAGTTTGCCGACAGGGAGAAGCTGAAGGGGCTGCGGCATGTGATTCAGGGGGAGAAGGACGAGAACTACATTCTGCGGGAGGACTTCAACTCGGGGATTCGCGCAATGCTGGGGAGCGGGCTGGTGTACGACATTCTGATCTATGAACGGCATCTGCCGCAGACGATCGAGTTTGTGGATCGGCATCCGGAACAGGTGTTTGTGCTGGATCATGTGGCCAAGCCGATGATTCGTGAGGGCCTGATGGAGCCATGGGCGGCGCGGATGCGCGAGTTGGGGAAGCGGGAGAATGTGTGGTGCAAGGTGTCGGGGATGGTGACGGAGGCGGATTGGGTGGCGTGGAGCTCGGAGGGGTTGCGGCCTTATCTGGATGTGGTGGTGGAGGCGTTTGGGGTGACGCGGCTGATGGCGGGGTCGGATTGGCCGGTGTGCCTGGTGGCGAGTGAGTATGGGCGGTGGTTTGAGGTTTTGCGCGAGTATTTTAGGGGATTCAGCGAGACGGAACGGGACGCGGTGTTTGGGGGAGCGGCGACTGAGGTCTATCAGTTGGGGTAA
- a CDS encoding FAD binding domain-containing protein, with the protein MRSNVTEYDLVAPATLDAALQILADSPAPYTPIAGGTELMVALGAGRLQPRKLISLWNLEELRFIEVSGDAITIGAGSTFTDIRNHPVITEEFPLLTQAASWTGSIANQNRATIGGNIVNASPAADTPPALLAYDAELTIVSSSEERTLPYRDFHLSYKKVDLAPNELLQSITILRNFESYKTYIRKVGTRNAQAISKVAIAALARLKKGSIEDIRIGAASLREVPTRLPLTEQSLLNKRVTPETISAARAALISESKPIDDIRSTAKYRTAIAAKLLEEFLQSL; encoded by the coding sequence ATGCGCTCTAACGTCACCGAATACGACCTCGTCGCCCCCGCCACCCTCGACGCGGCCCTACAGATCCTCGCCGACTCCCCCGCCCCCTACACCCCCATCGCCGGAGGCACCGAGCTCATGGTCGCCCTCGGAGCCGGCCGTCTCCAACCCCGCAAACTCATCTCCCTTTGGAACCTCGAAGAACTCCGCTTCATCGAGGTCTCCGGCGACGCCATCACCATCGGCGCCGGCAGCACCTTCACCGACATCCGCAATCACCCTGTCATTACTGAAGAATTCCCACTCCTCACACAAGCCGCAAGCTGGACCGGCAGCATCGCCAACCAAAACCGCGCCACCATCGGCGGCAACATCGTCAACGCCAGCCCCGCCGCCGACACCCCACCCGCCCTACTCGCCTACGACGCCGAACTAACCATCGTCTCCTCCAGCGAAGAACGCACCCTCCCCTACCGCGACTTCCACCTCTCCTACAAAAAGGTCGACCTCGCCCCCAACGAACTCCTCCAAAGCATCACAATATTACGTAACTTTGAAAGTTACAAAACTTACATCCGCAAAGTAGGAACCCGAAACGCACAAGCCATCTCAAAAGTAGCGATAGCCGCCCTGGCCCGCCTGAAGAAGGGTTCAATCGAAGACATTAGAATCGGCGCAGCCAGCCTGCGCGAAGTCCCCACCCGCCTCCCACTCACCGAGCAATCCCTCCTCAACAAACGCGTCACGCCCGAAACCATATCCGCTGCCCGCGCAGCCCTCATCAGCGAATCCAAACCCATCGACGACATCCGCAGCACCGCCAAATACCGCACAGCCATCGCCGCCAAGCTCCTCGAAGAGTTCCTTCAATCGCTGTAG
- a CDS encoding NTP transferase domain-containing protein — protein sequence MKVAAVVLAAGGSSRLGSPKQLVRLGAENLLERAVRVAREAGCGPVVVVLGASADLIRLQCELGDACVVVNEDWASGMGGSIGVGVGALQGVDGCVVMTCDMPAVTAAHLSRLIGGAEVTASRYAGRNGIPAFFPKTYFDALMALMGDKGARELLVTARSEELADGELDVDTVGDLERAKEMLGLS from the coding sequence GTGAAGGTTGCGGCGGTTGTGTTGGCTGCTGGGGGATCTTCGCGGCTTGGCTCGCCTAAACAACTGGTTCGATTGGGGGCGGAGAATTTGCTGGAGCGGGCGGTAAGGGTGGCTCGTGAGGCTGGGTGTGGGCCGGTGGTGGTGGTGCTAGGGGCTTCTGCGGATTTGATTCGTTTGCAGTGTGAGCTTGGGGATGCTTGCGTTGTGGTGAATGAGGATTGGGCTTCGGGGATGGGGGGATCGATTGGGGTTGGGGTTGGGGCTTTGCAGGGTGTGGACGGGTGTGTGGTGATGACTTGCGATATGCCTGCGGTGACGGCTGCGCATCTGTCTCGGCTGATTGGGGGGGCTGAGGTGACGGCTTCACGATATGCGGGGAGGAATGGGATTCCGGCTTTTTTCCCGAAGACGTATTTTGATGCGTTGATGGCTTTGATGGGGGATAAGGGGGCTCGGGAGTTGTTGGTGACGGCTCGAAGTGAAGAGTTGGCTGATGGGGAGTTGGATGTGGATACGGTGGGGGATTTGGAACGGGCTAAGGAGATGCTCGGGCTTTCTTGA
- a CDS encoding protease pro-enzyme activation domain-containing protein, translating to MAPKKSTPRFTAQSRTVLPGSEKAPIAKAEGEKPAPPATKITVSVVVRRKNPLKAANTSGKQRLTRAQYRASHAADPAAVKLVRAFAKEFGLTVEPGTPAPGHRNVKLTGTVANMQKAFGVSLMHKTLEGVTYRVREGSIDLPTELEGYVVAVLGLDNRPQAVPHFRILGEEGAVTARAAQGEGFASPHAGGAVSYTPVQVGQLYGFPQGITAANQTIGIIELGGGFRQTDITTYFKALGQKTPKVIAVSIDKGKNNPTNANSADGEVMLDIEVAAAVAQGARIVVYFAPNTDQGFIDAIAHAVHDSTYNPSVISISWGAAEVNWTTQAMNALDAACQSAAALGITITVASGDNGSSDSVNDGKNHVDFPASSPHVLGCGGTNLQGSGSTITAETVWNAQPQGGATGGGVSNFFPLPSWQSGAGVPKPTNSAGGRGVPDVAGDADPASGYNVRVDGQNLVIGGTSAVAPLWAGLIAIANQQNGKSAGFIQPAIYAAKGKVAFHDITQGNNGSFKAGPGWDACTGLGSPVAPKLISTVKPAGAPAAAAKPKKAAKKKAVKAKKKSSRALVVNKLR from the coding sequence ATGGCGCCCAAAAAATCCACTCCTCGTTTTACCGCGCAGAGCCGCACCGTACTGCCCGGCAGCGAGAAAGCCCCCATCGCAAAAGCAGAAGGCGAAAAGCCCGCGCCGCCAGCCACCAAAATCACCGTGTCTGTCGTTGTCCGGCGTAAGAATCCCTTGAAGGCAGCGAACACCAGTGGCAAACAACGCCTCACCCGCGCCCAGTACCGCGCCAGCCACGCTGCCGACCCGGCCGCCGTCAAACTCGTCCGTGCCTTCGCCAAGGAGTTCGGCCTCACCGTCGAACCCGGCACACCCGCGCCCGGACACCGCAACGTCAAACTCACCGGCACCGTCGCCAACATGCAGAAAGCCTTCGGTGTCTCTCTTATGCACAAGACCCTCGAGGGCGTAACCTACCGCGTCCGCGAAGGCAGCATCGATCTCCCAACCGAACTCGAAGGCTACGTCGTCGCCGTCCTCGGCCTCGACAACCGTCCGCAAGCCGTGCCCCACTTTCGCATCCTCGGCGAAGAGGGTGCCGTTACCGCTCGCGCAGCCCAGGGCGAAGGCTTCGCCAGCCCTCACGCAGGCGGCGCCGTCTCTTACACCCCGGTCCAGGTCGGCCAGCTCTACGGATTCCCGCAAGGCATCACCGCGGCCAACCAAACCATCGGCATCATCGAGCTCGGCGGCGGCTTCCGCCAAACCGACATCACCACCTACTTCAAAGCCCTCGGCCAAAAAACCCCAAAGGTAATCGCCGTCTCCATCGACAAGGGAAAGAACAACCCCACCAACGCCAACAGCGCCGACGGTGAGGTCATGCTCGACATCGAAGTCGCCGCCGCCGTCGCCCAGGGAGCCCGCATCGTCGTCTACTTTGCTCCCAACACCGACCAGGGCTTCATCGACGCCATCGCTCACGCCGTCCACGACAGCACCTACAATCCCAGCGTCATCTCCATCTCTTGGGGAGCCGCCGAAGTCAACTGGACAACCCAGGCCATGAACGCGCTCGACGCTGCCTGCCAGTCCGCTGCCGCCCTCGGCATCACCATCACCGTAGCCTCCGGCGACAACGGCTCCTCCGACTCTGTCAACGATGGCAAAAACCACGTCGACTTCCCCGCTTCCAGCCCTCACGTCCTCGGCTGTGGCGGAACCAACCTCCAGGGAAGCGGCTCCACCATCACCGCCGAGACCGTCTGGAACGCCCAGCCTCAGGGCGGAGCGACCGGCGGCGGCGTCAGCAATTTCTTCCCCTTACCCTCCTGGCAGTCCGGCGCCGGAGTCCCCAAACCCACCAACTCAGCCGGAGGCCGTGGCGTTCCCGACGTAGCCGGTGACGCCGACCCTGCCAGCGGCTACAACGTCCGCGTCGATGGCCAAAACCTTGTCATCGGAGGCACCAGCGCCGTCGCTCCTCTCTGGGCAGGTCTCATCGCCATAGCCAACCAGCAGAACGGCAAATCCGCTGGCTTCATCCAACCCGCCATTTACGCCGCCAAAGGCAAAGTCGCCTTCCACGACATCACCCAGGGCAACAACGGCAGCTTCAAAGCTGGCCCGGGCTGGGACGCCTGCACCGGTCTCGGCTCCCCCGTCGCACCGAAACTCATCAGCACGGTCAAACCCGCGGGAGCACCGGCTGCAGCCGCCAAACCGAAGAAAGCCGCCAAGAAGAAGGCAGTAAAGGCTAAGAAGAAGTCCTCAAGAGCTCTCGTGGTCAACAAGTTAAGGTGA
- a CDS encoding xanthine dehydrogenase family protein molybdopterin-binding subunit — MTNPHQIVGQSPLRKEGAAKVLGRAQYVDDITLPGMWYGATVRSTIPRGRISSIKLDPSFPWHEYTIVSAADIPGENTIVHLTKDHPCLATTHVNHDSEPILLLAHPDKAALPPAVAAVHIAYEVLPAIYTIEESEQQKEIIWGEDNTFKTYLMQKDRQPIPDEIWQQADFIVEGEYRTGAQEQLYIENNGVIAEYSETEGVTVRGSMQCPFYLVHALTLVFNLPPEKCRVIQTETGGAFGGKEDFPSVIGSHAALLAMKSGHPVKICYDRAEDMAATTKRHPSRTRHRTAVSKDGKLLAGEIDFAIDGGAYATLSPVVLSRGTIHAPGPYHWPHLTVRAKAMATNIPPHGAFRGFGAPQSIFALERHMDKIAKVVGLTPEELRRRNFLTTGDRTATGQLLSDPIDMQHLLTRALKESNYHAKHAQFERENPTSTIKRGIGFATFFHGAGFTGSGERRLASEVAIDITPEGRPRLLVSSTEFGQGTNTILCQVAAQTLALPYEEVLIAQPDTAHVPNSGPTVASRTAMIVGKLVERASIQLLEKLRTEAALPTPHTAANFKQAALRYTQQTGNLEVCVRYEAPGDIFWDDDTYSGDAYPAYAWAVYVAEVAVDTTTYTATVTDFHALQEVGRVLHPILAAGQVEGGVAQAIGYALYEKCIWQNGHLANNQMTNYIMPTSADLPPIHVHFEETPCHHGPGGAKGIGELPMDGPAPAILNAIEQATNIAFTEIPLLPEDIFERMTRTPASGTESLDPTIAGPIFSETTA; from the coding sequence ATGACCAACCCTCATCAGATCGTTGGCCAATCCCCCCTACGCAAAGAGGGCGCGGCTAAAGTTCTGGGCCGCGCCCAGTACGTTGACGACATCACCCTCCCCGGCATGTGGTACGGAGCCACCGTCCGCAGCACCATCCCACGCGGCCGCATCTCCTCCATCAAACTCGACCCATCCTTCCCCTGGCACGAATACACCATCGTCTCCGCCGCCGACATCCCCGGCGAGAACACCATTGTCCACCTCACCAAAGACCACCCCTGCCTCGCCACCACTCACGTCAACCACGACTCCGAACCCATCCTCCTCCTCGCCCACCCAGACAAAGCCGCACTCCCCCCCGCCGTAGCCGCCGTCCACATCGCCTACGAAGTGCTGCCGGCCATCTACACCATCGAAGAATCCGAGCAACAAAAAGAGATCATCTGGGGCGAAGACAACACTTTCAAGACGTACCTCATGCAGAAGGACCGGCAGCCCATCCCCGACGAGATCTGGCAACAAGCCGACTTCATCGTCGAAGGCGAGTACCGCACGGGGGCCCAAGAACAGCTCTACATAGAAAATAACGGCGTCATAGCCGAGTATTCCGAAACCGAAGGCGTAACGGTAAGAGGCTCCATGCAGTGTCCCTTCTACCTCGTCCACGCCCTTACCCTCGTCTTCAACCTCCCACCTGAAAAGTGCCGCGTCATCCAGACCGAAACCGGCGGAGCCTTCGGCGGCAAAGAAGACTTCCCCTCCGTCATAGGCAGCCACGCCGCACTGCTCGCCATGAAGTCCGGCCACCCCGTAAAAATCTGCTACGACCGCGCCGAGGACATGGCCGCTACCACTAAGCGCCACCCCTCCCGCACCCGCCACAGGACAGCAGTATCGAAAGACGGCAAACTCCTCGCCGGCGAGATCGACTTCGCCATCGACGGCGGAGCCTACGCTACCCTCTCCCCCGTCGTCCTCTCGCGCGGAACCATCCACGCCCCCGGCCCCTACCACTGGCCCCACCTCACCGTCCGCGCCAAAGCTATGGCCACCAACATCCCGCCCCACGGAGCCTTCCGCGGCTTCGGCGCTCCACAAAGCATCTTCGCCCTCGAGCGCCACATGGACAAGATCGCCAAAGTCGTAGGCCTCACCCCCGAAGAACTCCGCCGGCGCAATTTCCTCACCACCGGCGACCGCACGGCCACAGGCCAACTCCTCTCCGACCCCATAGACATGCAGCACCTCCTTACCCGAGCCCTCAAAGAATCCAACTACCACGCCAAACACGCCCAGTTCGAACGCGAAAACCCCACCAGCACCATCAAGCGAGGCATAGGCTTCGCCACCTTCTTCCACGGAGCGGGCTTCACCGGCTCAGGCGAACGCCGCCTAGCCTCCGAAGTCGCCATCGACATCACCCCCGAAGGCCGTCCCCGCCTCCTCGTCTCCTCCACCGAGTTCGGTCAGGGCACCAACACCATCCTCTGCCAGGTAGCCGCCCAAACCCTCGCACTCCCCTACGAAGAAGTCCTCATCGCCCAACCCGACACCGCCCACGTCCCCAACTCCGGCCCCACAGTAGCCAGCCGAACCGCCATGATCGTCGGCAAACTAGTCGAGCGCGCCTCCATCCAACTCCTCGAAAAACTCCGCACCGAAGCCGCGCTCCCCACCCCGCACACCGCCGCCAACTTCAAACAAGCCGCCCTCCGCTACACCCAACAAACAGGCAACCTCGAAGTCTGCGTCCGCTACGAAGCCCCCGGCGACATCTTCTGGGACGACGACACCTACAGCGGCGACGCCTACCCCGCCTACGCCTGGGCCGTCTACGTAGCCGAGGTCGCCGTCGACACCACCACCTACACCGCCACCGTCACCGACTTCCACGCCCTGCAAGAAGTCGGCCGCGTCCTCCACCCCATCCTCGCCGCCGGACAGGTCGAAGGCGGCGTCGCGCAAGCCATCGGTTACGCCCTCTACGAAAAGTGCATCTGGCAAAACGGCCACCTAGCCAACAACCAGATGACCAACTACATCATGCCCACCAGCGCCGACCTCCCACCCATCCACGTCCACTTCGAAGAAACCCCATGCCACCACGGCCCCGGCGGCGCTAAAGGCATCGGCGAGCTCCCCATGGACGGCCCCGCCCCCGCCATCCTAAACGCCATCGAGCAAGCCACCAACATAGCCTTCACCGAAATCCCCCTCCTCCCCGAAGACATCTTCGAGCGCATGACCCGCACCCCCGCCTCCGGCACCGAATCCCTCGACCCCACCATAGCCGGCCCCATCTTCAGCGAGACCACCGCATGA
- a CDS encoding zinc-binding alcohol dehydrogenase family protein: MKAFQMTGAGAAGVVDVPDAVVGQGEALLRVKMVGMCGTDLNTFRGRNAMVVFPRVPGHEVAAEVVEGGGELAAGTAVTISPYTSCGVCASCRRGRPNACRFNETMGVQRDGAMTEYISVPTEKLYPAKLSIRELCLVEPLTVGFHASARGRVTAEDSVAVFGCGGVGLGAIASAAFRGAETIAIDMDDAKLEIARKAGARHLIHSKNEDLHERLQAITGGQGPDVMIEAIGLPQTFRAAVEEVAFTGRVVYIGYAKEPVAYETRLFVQKELDIMGSRNALPEDFREVIRMLEAGRFPVEDAVSAVVSMEDAAGILGEWSAAPEKFTKIMVQV, encoded by the coding sequence ATGAAGGCTTTTCAGATGACGGGAGCGGGCGCGGCGGGTGTGGTAGATGTTCCGGATGCTGTGGTGGGCCAGGGTGAGGCGCTGCTGCGGGTAAAGATGGTTGGGATGTGCGGGACGGATCTGAATACGTTCCGCGGGCGGAATGCGATGGTAGTGTTTCCGCGAGTGCCGGGGCATGAGGTGGCGGCTGAGGTTGTGGAGGGTGGCGGGGAACTGGCGGCGGGGACTGCTGTGACGATTTCTCCGTATACGAGCTGCGGGGTTTGCGCTTCGTGCCGGAGGGGACGACCGAATGCTTGCCGGTTCAACGAGACGATGGGTGTACAGCGGGATGGCGCGATGACGGAGTACATCAGCGTGCCGACGGAGAAGCTCTATCCGGCGAAGTTGTCGATCAGGGAGCTTTGTCTGGTGGAGCCGTTGACAGTGGGCTTTCATGCGTCGGCGCGTGGGCGGGTCACGGCGGAGGATTCGGTTGCGGTTTTTGGTTGCGGCGGCGTTGGGCTGGGGGCGATTGCTTCGGCGGCGTTTCGTGGTGCGGAGACCATTGCGATCGATATGGACGATGCCAAGCTGGAGATCGCGAGGAAGGCGGGGGCGAGGCATTTGATCCACTCGAAGAACGAGGATTTGCATGAGCGGTTGCAGGCGATTACGGGTGGGCAGGGGCCGGATGTGATGATCGAGGCGATTGGGTTGCCACAGACGTTTCGGGCGGCTGTGGAGGAGGTCGCGTTTACGGGAAGGGTGGTTTACATCGGCTATGCGAAGGAGCCGGTGGCTTATGAGACGCGACTGTTTGTGCAGAAGGAGCTGGATATTATGGGCTCGCGGAATGCGCTGCCAGAGGACTTTCGAGAGGTGATTCGGATGCTGGAGGCTGGACGGTTTCCGGTGGAGGATGCTGTGAGCGCAGTTGTTTCGATGGAAGATGCAGCGGGGATATTGGGTGAGTGGAGCGCGGCGCCGGAGAAGTTTACGAAGATCATGGTGCAGGTTTAG
- a CDS encoding XdhC family protein: protein MMERRQIVRLWRRGGASVLVTLVRAEGSSYRRPGARLLLGADGAYAGTISGGCLEAEVIRKAGWIVREGAVVERYSTMFDDTAEVPFGLGCGGVVDLLLEPADTPECRALMNATEEALAGRDSVVVTYLPGDGKGLRRVVLRDGVVVFASEGLGEKKLACAAGLRAGEKYEGRFVEEMRGPQRLFVLGAGDDAKPVVSMAALLGWDVTVADGRGHLARVERFPDADRVVALGDSGVSELGIRGADAVVVMTHSYEQDRAMLAALLPVGPRYLGVLGARHRSALLVSEAAAMIGRTIEECCERIYAPVGLDLGGDGPEAIALAMMAEAQAVCMGKLGASRRLTAEDVARQVSEGGVARYLQTQCAL, encoded by the coding sequence ATGATGGAGCGGCGGCAGATCGTTCGGCTTTGGCGGCGGGGTGGGGCCTCGGTGCTGGTGACGCTGGTGCGGGCTGAGGGATCGAGTTATCGGCGGCCGGGGGCTCGGTTGTTGTTGGGTGCAGATGGGGCTTATGCGGGGACGATCAGTGGGGGGTGTCTCGAGGCTGAGGTGATTCGCAAGGCCGGGTGGATCGTGAGGGAGGGTGCTGTGGTGGAGCGCTACTCGACGATGTTCGATGATACGGCTGAGGTTCCGTTTGGGCTTGGGTGTGGTGGTGTGGTGGATTTGCTGCTGGAGCCGGCGGATACTCCGGAGTGCAGGGCCCTGATGAATGCGACGGAGGAGGCGCTTGCGGGGAGGGATTCGGTGGTGGTGACGTATCTGCCTGGGGATGGGAAGGGTTTGCGGCGGGTGGTGCTGCGCGATGGCGTGGTGGTGTTTGCGAGTGAGGGTTTAGGGGAGAAGAAGCTGGCTTGTGCGGCTGGGCTTCGCGCGGGTGAGAAATATGAAGGACGGTTTGTGGAGGAGATGCGAGGGCCGCAGCGATTGTTTGTGCTGGGCGCTGGGGATGATGCGAAGCCGGTGGTGAGTATGGCTGCGCTGTTGGGGTGGGACGTTACGGTGGCGGATGGGCGCGGGCATTTGGCGCGAGTGGAGCGGTTTCCTGATGCGGATCGGGTGGTTGCTTTGGGGGATTCGGGGGTGTCGGAGTTGGGGATTCGCGGTGCGGATGCTGTGGTGGTGATGACGCATAGTTATGAGCAGGATCGGGCGATGCTGGCTGCGTTGTTGCCGGTGGGGCCGCGGTATTTGGGGGTGTTGGGTGCTCGACATCGGAGTGCGCTGTTGGTGAGCGAAGCGGCGGCGATGATTGGAAGAACGATTGAGGAGTGTTGCGAGAGGATCTATGCGCCGGTGGGGCTGGATCTGGGTGGAGATGGTCCGGAGGCGATTGCGCTGGCGATGATGGCCGAGGCTCAGGCGGTTTGCATGGGGAAACTGGGGGCTTCGCGGCGGTTGACGGCGGAGGATGTGGCTCGGCAGGTGAGTGAGGGTGGGGTTGCGCGGTATCTGCAGACGCAGTGTGCTCTGTGA
- a CDS encoding phosphoadenylyl-sulfate reductase — protein MLETGVDYEAMTAEALVARVLSDSGGVGVCLTSSFQTEDMVVLHILRRFLRDVPVIFLETGYHFKELIAYRDRMVKEWGLNLVNAMPSTTVAEFEGQFGKLHIVQPTECCRVRKVEPLMRSLEPFDWWFTGLRREQSPTRAGLKKVEDHRTPTGKQMKKVSVLADWDWARVTKYAETEGIPRLELYDRGYTSIGCEPCTAIPEAGADPRSGRWGGKKLECGIHTFSEKS, from the coding sequence GTGCTTGAGACTGGTGTTGATTATGAGGCGATGACCGCGGAGGCTCTGGTGGCGCGGGTTTTGAGCGACTCGGGTGGTGTGGGTGTGTGTTTGACGAGCAGCTTTCAGACGGAGGATATGGTTGTTTTGCATATACTTAGGAGGTTTTTGCGGGATGTTCCGGTGATTTTTTTGGAGACGGGATATCACTTCAAAGAGCTGATTGCTTATCGGGATCGGATGGTGAAGGAGTGGGGGCTAAACCTTGTGAATGCAATGCCTTCGACTACGGTGGCGGAGTTTGAGGGGCAGTTTGGAAAGCTGCATATTGTGCAGCCTACGGAGTGCTGCAGGGTGAGGAAGGTGGAGCCGCTGATGCGGTCGCTGGAGCCGTTTGACTGGTGGTTTACGGGGTTGCGGCGGGAGCAGTCGCCTACTCGGGCGGGGTTGAAGAAGGTGGAGGATCACCGGACTCCGACGGGGAAGCAGATGAAGAAGGTGAGCGTGCTGGCGGACTGGGATTGGGCTCGCGTGACTAAGTATGCGGAAACAGAGGGGATTCCTCGGTTGGAGCTTTACGATCGGGGGTATACGAGTATCGGGTGTGAGCCTTGCACAGCGATTCCGGAGGCTGGGGCTGATCCTCGGAGTGGGCGCTGGGGTGGGAAAAAATTAGAGTGTGGGATTCATACTTTTTCTGAGAAAAGTTGA
- a CDS encoding (2Fe-2S)-binding protein, translating into MTQIQLTINGHTKTIEAPPMKRLLDVLREDLYLTGAKEGCGEGECGACAVLLNGDLVNSCLIPVLQAEGAEITTIEGLAIDKKLHPIQQCFLENGGAQCGICTPGMILATHHLLDKHPQPTLLQIQEGLSGNLCRCTGYMRIFNAVEAAALTGAAK; encoded by the coding sequence ATGACCCAGATCCAACTCACCATCAACGGCCACACAAAAACCATCGAAGCTCCACCGATGAAGCGCCTACTCGACGTCCTCCGCGAAGACCTCTACCTAACCGGAGCCAAAGAAGGCTGCGGAGAAGGCGAATGCGGAGCCTGTGCCGTCCTCCTCAACGGAGACCTCGTGAACTCCTGCCTCATCCCCGTCCTCCAAGCCGAAGGCGCCGAAATCACCACCATCGAAGGCCTCGCAATCGACAAAAAACTCCACCCCATCCAACAATGCTTCCTCGAAAACGGTGGAGCCCAGTGCGGAATCTGCACCCCCGGGATGATTCTCGCCACACACCATCTCCTCGACAAACATCCGCAACCGACACTGTTACAAATTCAGGAAGGCCTCTCCGGAAACCTCTGCCGCTGCACCGGTTACATGCGCATCTTCAACGCAGTCGAGGCCGCAGCGCTCACTGGGGCCGCAAAATAA